A genomic segment from Macadamia integrifolia cultivar HAES 741 unplaced genomic scaffold, SCU_Mint_v3 scaffold1506, whole genome shotgun sequence encodes:
- the LOC122063974 gene encoding transcription factor BEE 1-like: MAEFAGDSQSYKPFTFLDIETNIELTNQFPELNPNGFSNPNMNLQSFIFSNDNFLLQQQPEFMMQFADNLPNLYHSNVSIAAPIVQSMASAEDVVHERKKQKTMEVSESSSKNSSTPVSGNGSKEDNKRKNSLGRGKRVRSDEKKVEKPKEVIHVRARRGQATDSHSLAERVRREKINERLRCLQDLVPGCYKTMGMAVMLDEIINYVQSLQNQVEFLSMKLSAASSAYEHNPEIEVMATMQGTNAYEAQEVERSMREGYGGFSYFHSTWPL; encoded by the exons ATGGCTGAGTTTGCAGGAGATTCACAGAGCTACAAGCCTTTTACTTTCTTAGACATTGAAACCAACATAGAACTGACAAACCAGTTTCCAGAATTGAACCCAAATGGATTCTCCAATCCCAATATGAACTTACAGAGTTTTATTTTCTCCAATGACAATTTCTTACTCCAACAGCAACCTGAATTCATGATGCAATTCGCAGATAATCTTCCGAATTTGTACCATTCGAATGTTTCCATTGCGGCGCCAATTGTTCAATCCATGGCTTCAGCTGAAGATGTTGTccatgaaagaaagaaacagaaaacaatGGAAGTATCAGAAAGCAGCTCTAAGAATTCTTCTACCCCTGTTTCTGGAAATGGGTCCAAAGAAGATAACAAGAGAAAGAAT AGCTTAGGGAGAGGGAAGAGAGTGAGAAGTGATGAGAaaaaagtagagaaacctaAGGAGGTGATTCATGTGAGAGCAAGAAGAGGCCAAGCCACTGATAGCCACAGTTTAGCAGAGAGG gtgaggagagagaaaataaatgagAGACTTAGATGCTTGCAAGACTTGGTTCCAGGATGCTACAAG ACAATGGGAATGGCTGTAATGTTGGATGAGATTATCAATTATGTTCAATCATTGCAAAATCAGGTTGAG TTTCTTTCTATGAAGCTTTCTGCTGCAAGTTCTGCCTATGAACACAACCCTGAGATAGAAGTCATGGCAACAATGCAG GGGACAAATGCATATGAGGCACAAGAGGTGGAGAGATCGATGAGAGAAGGATATGGAGGTTTCAGTTACTTCCACTCAACATGGCCTCTTTGA